The following are from one region of the Kineosporia sp. NBRC 101731 genome:
- the iolC gene encoding 5-dehydro-2-deoxygluconokinase has translation MRAAFDLVTMGRVSIDIYPEQVGVPLEQVTSFRRFLGGSATNVAVAAARLGRRTAVITRTGADPFGRYVHRALQDFGVDDRWVRPVEHLPTPVVFCEIFPPDDFPLYFYRFPKAPDLEISPDELDLDAIRAARVFWVTGTGLSRSPSREATLAALEARGRSGITVLDLDYRPMFWSSEGVAARHIASALPYVTAAVGNLQECRVAVGEGSPDGAVKALHDAGVDLAVVKQGPAGVLGSRRSTAERVVVPPLPVEVVNGLGAGDAFGGALVHGLLAGDDLAGTLTLANAAGSYVAGQLACADAMPDLAELESYLESYLESSA, from the coding sequence ATGAGGGCGGCCTTCGACCTGGTCACGATGGGCCGGGTCAGCATCGACATCTATCCCGAGCAGGTCGGGGTGCCGCTGGAGCAGGTGACGAGCTTTCGCCGGTTCCTGGGCGGCAGTGCCACGAACGTGGCGGTGGCCGCGGCCCGGCTGGGCCGCCGCACGGCCGTGATCACCCGCACCGGCGCCGACCCGTTCGGCCGCTACGTCCACCGCGCCCTGCAGGATTTCGGCGTCGACGACCGCTGGGTGCGCCCGGTGGAGCACCTGCCCACCCCGGTGGTGTTCTGCGAGATCTTCCCGCCCGACGACTTCCCGCTCTACTTCTACCGTTTCCCCAAGGCCCCGGACCTGGAGATCTCCCCGGACGAGCTGGACCTGGACGCGATCCGCGCCGCCCGGGTGTTCTGGGTGACCGGCACCGGCCTGTCCCGCTCGCCCAGCCGGGAGGCCACCCTGGCCGCGCTGGAGGCGCGCGGCCGGTCCGGGATCACGGTGCTCGACCTGGACTACCGGCCGATGTTCTGGTCGTCCGAAGGGGTTGCGGCCCGGCACATCGCCAGTGCCCTGCCGTACGTCACGGCGGCAGTGGGCAATCTGCAGGAGTGCCGCGTCGCCGTCGGTGAGGGGTCGCCGGACGGCGCGGTCAAGGCCCTGCACGACGCCGGGGTGGACCTGGCGGTGGTGAAACAGGGGCCGGCCGGGGTGCTGGGCAGCCGGCGGAGCACGGCCGAACGCGTGGTGGTGCCGCCGCTGCCGGTGGAGGTGGTCAACGGGCTCGGCGCCGGGGACGCCTTCGGCGGCGCCCTCGTGCACGGCCTGCTGGCCGGCGACGACCTGGCCGGCACGCTGACCCTGGCCAACGCCGCGGGCTCGTACGTGGCCGGGCAACTGGCCTGCGCCGACGCCATGCCCGACCTGGCCGAGCTGGAGAGCTACCTGGAGAGCTACCTGGAGAGCTCCGCATGA
- a CDS encoding TIM barrel protein, with amino-acid sequence MTSDVSRSRTAGAPISWGVCEVPGWGYQMPAPRVLAEMRDLGLRATEFGPSGFLPVDPRQKASLLADFGLEAVGGFLPVVLHRAEHDPLPEVDVFADACSAAGAEVVVLAAVTGLDGYDVRPELDPAQWKTLLANLDLLNEHLAGRGLLAVVHPHMGTLIENDGDVRRVLTGSSIALCIDTGHLVAAGADPVAITLAAPERVGHVHLKDVDAALAARVTGGELSFSDAVANGLWTVLGEGSVDLESMIGALQQVGYQGWYVLEHDVMLGQEPPPGAGPVHAVSRSLDYLRRVLA; translated from the coding sequence ATGACGAGTGATGTTTCGCGTTCCCGCACGGCCGGGGCGCCGATCTCCTGGGGCGTCTGCGAGGTGCCCGGATGGGGCTACCAGATGCCCGCCCCGCGCGTACTGGCCGAGATGCGCGACCTGGGCCTGCGGGCCACCGAGTTCGGCCCGTCGGGCTTCCTTCCCGTCGATCCCCGCCAGAAAGCCTCGCTCCTGGCGGATTTCGGTCTGGAGGCGGTCGGCGGATTCCTGCCGGTCGTGCTGCACCGGGCCGAACACGACCCGCTGCCGGAGGTAGACGTGTTCGCGGACGCGTGCTCGGCAGCCGGGGCCGAGGTGGTGGTGCTGGCGGCGGTCACCGGTCTGGACGGCTACGACGTGCGGCCCGAACTCGACCCGGCTCAGTGGAAGACGCTGCTGGCGAACCTGGACCTCCTGAACGAGCACCTGGCCGGGCGAGGGCTGCTGGCCGTGGTGCATCCCCACATGGGCACCCTGATCGAGAACGACGGTGACGTGCGCCGGGTCCTGACCGGATCGTCCATTGCCCTGTGCATCGACACCGGCCACCTGGTGGCTGCGGGCGCCGACCCGGTCGCGATCACCCTCGCCGCCCCCGAGCGGGTCGGGCATGTGCACCTCAAGGACGTGGACGCGGCCCTGGCGGCCCGGGTGACCGGCGGGGAACTGAGCTTTTCGGACGCGGTCGCGAACGGTCTGTGGACGGTGCTGGGGGAGGGCTCGGTCGACCTGGAGAGCATGATCGGCGCCCTGCAGCAGGTCGGTTACCAGGGCTGGTACGTGCTCGAGCACGACGTGATGCTGGGGCAGGAACCGCCGCCGGGCGCGGGGCCGGTGCACGCCGTGAGCCGCTCCCTGGACTACCTGAGGCGGGTGCTCGCATGA
- a CDS encoding deoxyribose-phosphate aldolase: protein MRAVTADDLTSIVRTRMQDPGHIARLAAARPRPSGVCGPGRRLLIVAADHPARGSLRAGDDPLAMGDRATLLDRLVRALARPGVDGVLGTADVLEDLLLLGALDGKVVFGSMNRGGLAGTVFEIDDRFTGYTAPALAGAGFQGGKMLLRIDPDDPLTAPALQACARAVDRLAESELVALVEPFISRRGPDGRIRNDLSVESVVRSATVAAGLGSTSAYTWLKLPVVDDMEAVVAATSLPVLLLGGEVGTDAAEHDAQLASWAKALAAPAVRGMVVGRSLLFPPGGDVEAAVDATVGLL, encoded by the coding sequence ATGAGGGCGGTCACCGCCGACGACCTGACCTCGATCGTGCGCACCCGGATGCAGGACCCGGGCCACATCGCCCGTCTGGCCGCCGCCCGGCCGCGCCCGTCCGGGGTGTGTGGGCCGGGCAGGCGGCTGCTGATCGTTGCCGCCGACCATCCGGCCCGGGGCAGCCTGCGGGCCGGGGACGACCCGCTGGCCATGGGCGACCGGGCCACGCTGCTGGACCGTCTGGTGCGGGCCCTGGCCCGGCCCGGGGTGGACGGGGTGCTGGGCACCGCGGACGTGCTCGAAGACCTGCTGCTGCTCGGCGCGCTCGACGGCAAGGTGGTGTTCGGGTCGATGAACCGCGGCGGCCTGGCGGGCACCGTCTTCGAGATCGACGACCGCTTCACCGGGTACACCGCGCCGGCCTTGGCCGGTGCCGGCTTTCAGGGCGGCAAGATGCTGCTGCGCATCGACCCGGACGACCCGCTGACCGCGCCCGCCCTGCAGGCCTGCGCGCGGGCGGTGGACCGGCTGGCCGAGAGCGAACTGGTGGCCCTGGTCGAGCCGTTCATCTCCCGTCGCGGTCCGGACGGCCGGATCCGCAACGACCTGTCGGTGGAGTCGGTGGTCCGCTCGGCCACCGTCGCCGCCGGCCTGGGGTCGACCTCGGCCTACACCTGGCTGAAACTGCCGGTGGTGGACGACATGGAGGCCGTGGTCGCGGCCACGTCGCTGCCGGTGCTGCTGCTCGGGGGTGAGGTGGGTACGGACGCCGCCGAGCACGACGCGCAGCTGGCCTCCTGGGCGAAGGCGCTGGCCGCCCCGGCGGTGCGGGGCATGGTGGTGGGGCGCTCGCTGCTGTTCCCGCCCGGCGGTGACGTGGAGGCCGCCGTGGACGCGACCGTGGGCCTGCTGTGA
- a CDS encoding class I SAM-dependent methyltransferase → MTSSDLWTQDQAEHYDDLSGEMFSDEKIDPVLDFLVEKAAGGRAVEFASGTGRIAVPLARRGVPVTGIELSPPMTAKLREKISAAELPVVTGDMATTVVEGEFTLVYLVFNTIGNLRTQAEQVRCFANAARHLVPGGRFVIEVLVPPLRRLPPGQVGVPFEISETHTGFDTFDLVTQQATSHHFHREPDGGYRYGDHHFRYVWPSELDLMAQLAGMTLEQRLQDWDGTPFTADSERQVSVWRKTQGESG, encoded by the coding sequence ATGACCAGTAGCGACCTCTGGACCCAGGATCAGGCGGAGCACTACGACGATCTCTCGGGGGAGATGTTCTCGGACGAAAAGATCGACCCGGTGCTGGATTTCCTGGTCGAGAAGGCCGCGGGTGGGCGGGCGGTGGAGTTCGCCAGCGGCACGGGCCGGATCGCGGTGCCGCTGGCCCGGCGGGGCGTGCCGGTGACCGGGATCGAACTGTCGCCGCCGATGACCGCCAAGCTGCGCGAGAAGATCTCCGCCGCCGAGCTGCCCGTCGTCACCGGGGACATGGCCACCACCGTGGTCGAGGGTGAGTTCACGCTCGTCTATCTGGTGTTCAACACGATCGGCAATCTGCGCACGCAGGCCGAGCAGGTGCGGTGTTTCGCCAACGCGGCGCGGCACCTGGTGCCGGGCGGGCGGTTCGTGATCGAGGTGCTGGTGCCACCGTTGCGCCGCCTGCCGCCGGGCCAGGTCGGGGTGCCGTTCGAGATCAGCGAGACACACACCGGTTTCGACACGTTCGATCTGGTCACCCAGCAGGCGACCTCGCACCACTTCCATCGGGAGCCCGACGGCGGTTACCGTTATGGCGACCATCACTTCCGGTACGTGTGGCCTTCCGAGCTCGACCTGATGGCGCAGCTGGCCGGTATGACGCTGGAACAGCGGCTCCAGGACTGGGACGGCACACCGTTCACCGCCGACAGCGAACGTCAGGTGTCGGTATGGCGCAAGACCCAGGGGGAGTCGGGATGA
- a CDS encoding bifunctional diguanylate cyclase/phosphodiesterase codes for MRAVRWMCAVVVTALLVYCALVALSEFGVLTLNQLVIVGLPQVVFTGSAVTCGLRAARVPADRLAWTLIATGMGSYALGTLLWQLVYERRDVVPYPGPADALWLALAPLSMAAIWLMLRARIPRRSSFLLDGAIAGLGLASVGSLLLFPRITDAASEGSVAQIVTNFAYPVVDLSLAAAAIGAMAALGAWRRPTWILLVCGFVAFTVADSWYLVLVLEGTFVHGGWNDASYLVADALIALAALRPEETGPPRTSGAVSNREFLGPLLFSLPPLVVLVLGSVSSSLLAIVLAIGALAALAVRTALTMREVVDLSDMRRMAGTDSLTGLPNRRALYDLLEQKSSGTGAVMIIDLDRFKEINDALGHQVGDELLREVATRFVARVPEPGVIARLGGDEFAVHLPLTSRDEAARTAANLIAALEEPFTVGGTLLHVGGSIGITALSPGTQVGRALAQADMAMYRAKTARTGFETYDDAEHSSAWDRLATIEALRLAFDRHQLSLAFQPIVDAHTRQIRSVEALVRWTHPERGFVPPDVFLPLAEHAGLMPQITRIVLDLAFDEADALRRLGYDIAVSVNLSASDLMNGSLEHELAQRLARRSLPASAIKIEITESLLVDSHGRAGEFLLAVRDLGFELLVDDFGTGYSSMAYLHDLPVATLKIDRAFTSRLSTDARTGIIVASTIDMAHRLGLSVVAEGVETEEEMTWLQAGGCDLIQGYLIAKPLAAVALHAWLADQRVPRVEAVKGLS; via the coding sequence ATGCGCGCGGTGCGATGGATGTGTGCTGTCGTCGTGACCGCGCTGCTCGTCTACTGCGCCCTGGTCGCGCTCAGCGAGTTCGGCGTGCTCACCCTGAACCAGCTCGTCATCGTCGGCCTTCCCCAGGTCGTCTTCACCGGCTCCGCGGTGACCTGCGGGCTGCGCGCCGCCCGGGTGCCCGCCGACCGGCTGGCCTGGACCCTGATCGCTACCGGGATGGGCAGCTACGCCCTCGGCACCCTGCTGTGGCAGCTGGTGTACGAGCGGCGCGACGTGGTGCCCTACCCCGGTCCGGCCGACGCCCTCTGGCTGGCCCTGGCCCCCCTGTCGATGGCCGCGATCTGGCTGATGTTGCGGGCCCGCATCCCCCGGCGCAGCAGCTTCCTGCTCGACGGCGCGATCGCCGGCCTGGGACTGGCCTCGGTCGGGTCGCTGCTGCTCTTCCCCCGGATCACCGACGCCGCCAGCGAGGGCTCCGTCGCCCAGATCGTCACCAATTTCGCCTACCCGGTCGTCGATCTCAGCCTGGCCGCCGCCGCGATCGGGGCCATGGCCGCGCTCGGCGCCTGGCGCCGGCCCACCTGGATCCTGCTCGTCTGCGGGTTCGTCGCCTTCACCGTGGCCGACTCCTGGTACCTGGTGCTGGTGCTCGAGGGCACCTTCGTGCACGGCGGCTGGAACGACGCCTCGTACCTGGTCGCCGACGCCCTCATCGCCCTGGCCGCCCTGCGGCCGGAGGAGACCGGCCCACCGCGCACGAGCGGCGCCGTGAGCAACCGGGAGTTCCTGGGGCCGCTGCTGTTCAGCCTGCCGCCGCTGGTGGTCCTGGTACTGGGTTCGGTCTCCAGCAGCCTGCTGGCGATCGTGCTGGCCATCGGGGCCCTGGCCGCGCTCGCGGTACGCACCGCCCTGACCATGCGCGAGGTCGTGGACCTGTCCGACATGCGGCGCATGGCCGGCACCGACAGCCTCACCGGCCTGCCGAACCGGCGTGCCCTCTACGACCTGCTGGAGCAGAAGAGCAGCGGCACCGGCGCCGTGATGATCATCGACCTGGACCGGTTCAAGGAGATCAACGACGCCCTCGGTCACCAGGTCGGCGACGAGCTGCTGCGGGAGGTCGCGACCCGGTTCGTCGCCCGGGTACCGGAACCAGGGGTGATCGCCCGCCTCGGCGGTGACGAGTTCGCCGTGCACCTACCCCTGACCTCCCGGGACGAGGCCGCCCGCACGGCCGCCAACCTGATCGCCGCGCTCGAGGAGCCGTTCACCGTGGGCGGCACCCTGCTGCACGTGGGCGGCAGCATCGGCATCACCGCCCTGTCCCCGGGCACCCAGGTGGGCCGTGCCCTGGCCCAGGCCGACATGGCGATGTACCGGGCCAAGACCGCCCGGACCGGCTTCGAGACGTACGACGACGCCGAGCACAGCAGCGCCTGGGACCGCCTGGCCACCATCGAGGCGTTACGGCTCGCCTTCGACCGCCACCAGCTGAGCCTGGCCTTCCAGCCGATCGTGGACGCGCACACGCGCCAGATCCGGTCGGTTGAGGCTCTGGTGCGCTGGACCCACCCGGAGCGCGGTTTCGTACCGCCGGACGTGTTCCTGCCGCTGGCCGAGCACGCCGGGCTGATGCCCCAGATCACCCGCATCGTGCTGGACCTGGCCTTCGACGAGGCCGATGCCCTGCGCCGCCTGGGCTACGACATCGCGGTCTCGGTGAACCTGTCGGCCAGCGACCTGATGAACGGCTCGCTGGAGCACGAACTGGCCCAGCGCCTGGCCCGGCGCAGCCTGCCCGCCTCCGCCATCAAGATCGAGATCACCGAGTCGCTACTGGTCGACAGCCACGGCCGGGCCGGCGAATTCCTGCTCGCCGTCCGCGATCTGGGGTTCGAGTTGCTGGTCGACGACTTCGGCACCGGCTACTCCAGCATGGCCTACCTTCACGACCTGCCGGTGGCAACGCTGAAGATCGACCGGGCCTTCACCAGTCGCCTCAGTACCGACGCCCGGACCGGCATCATCGTCGCGAGCACCATCGACATGGCGCACCGGCTAGGGCTTTCCGTGGTCGCCGAGGGGGTCGAGACGGAGGAGGAGATGACCTGGCTGCAGGCCGGCGGCTGTGACCTGATCCAGGGCTACCTGATCGCCAAACCGCTCGCGGCCGTCGCCCTGCACGCCTGGCTGGCCGACCAGCGCGTCCCCCGCGTGGAAGCGGTCAAGGGCCTGTCCTAG
- a CDS encoding alpha/beta fold hydrolase — MRQSVDVWCRRFRTASAKVPVVARLVCLPHAGGSASFYLPLTRALAPAGIDVLAVQYPGRQDRSSEVPVRDLGVLADRVAEAVGALPGEVPLSLFGHSMGSAVGFEVARRLSNTGRGPARLFVSGRRAPSVFGGGTVHRRDDAGLLAEIRSLDGTAALVLQDEELMRLALPALRADYEAIELYRASPQDTVDCPVTVLTGDADPRTPLEEVAGWATHTTATCEVQVFPGGHFYLSENVDGVAGLLRERLLP, encoded by the coding sequence ATGCGGCAATCGGTGGACGTGTGGTGCCGGCGGTTCCGCACGGCCTCGGCGAAGGTTCCGGTCGTGGCCCGGCTGGTGTGCCTGCCGCACGCGGGCGGTTCGGCATCGTTCTACCTGCCGTTGACGCGGGCTCTGGCCCCGGCCGGGATCGACGTGCTCGCCGTGCAATATCCGGGGCGCCAGGACCGCAGCTCCGAGGTGCCGGTACGCGACCTGGGGGTACTGGCCGACCGGGTGGCCGAGGCGGTGGGCGCCCTGCCCGGCGAGGTGCCCTTGAGCCTGTTCGGGCACAGCATGGGGTCGGCGGTGGGTTTCGAGGTGGCCCGGCGGCTGTCGAACACCGGACGCGGCCCCGCCCGGTTGTTCGTGTCGGGCCGGCGGGCGCCGTCGGTCTTCGGGGGCGGGACCGTGCACCGCCGCGACGACGCGGGGCTGCTCGCCGAGATCCGGAGTCTGGACGGCACCGCGGCCCTGGTGCTGCAGGACGAGGAACTGATGCGCCTGGCCCTGCCGGCCCTGCGGGCCGACTACGAGGCGATCGAGCTGTACCGGGCCTCGCCCCAGGACACCGTGGACTGCCCGGTCACGGTGCTCACGGGTGATGCCGATCCCCGCACGCCGCTGGAGGAGGTGGCGGGCTGGGCCACGCACACCACGGCCACCTGCGAGGTGCAGGTGTTCCCGGGAGGGCACTTCTACCTCAGCGAGAACGTCGACGGCGTGGCCGGCCTGCTCCGGGAACGGCTCCTGCCGTAG
- a CDS encoding DUF808 domain-containing protein, protein MAGGLAALLDDIAVLAKAAAASVDDVAAAAGRASTKAAGVVIDDTAVTPRYVHGFTPDRELPIVWRIALGSLRNKILFILPAALLLSQFAEWALTPILMCGGVYLAFEGAEKVYEMFGGHGDHQPEKTAAALGPDAEKAMVKGAITTDFILSAEIMVISLNEVTDEPFVSRAIILAFVALVVTVVVYGLVGLIVKVDDVGLKLIESGPGARASLGRGLVAAMPKVLSVLSTVGIAAMLWVGGHILLVGVDELGWHGPYELVHHLEESVHDVGGVGGVLAWCVNTLCSALIGLVVGAVVVTIMHFVPKKKTAAGH, encoded by the coding sequence ATGGCAGGCGGTCTGGCGGCACTTCTGGACGACATCGCCGTACTGGCGAAGGCAGCCGCCGCGTCGGTGGACGACGTGGCCGCGGCTGCGGGACGAGCCAGCACGAAGGCGGCGGGGGTCGTCATCGACGACACGGCTGTCACTCCGCGTTACGTGCACGGCTTCACCCCCGACCGGGAACTGCCCATCGTGTGGAGGATCGCGCTGGGCTCACTGCGCAACAAGATCCTCTTCATCCTCCCGGCCGCGCTGCTGCTGAGTCAGTTCGCGGAGTGGGCGCTCACGCCGATCCTGATGTGCGGCGGCGTGTACCTGGCCTTCGAGGGGGCCGAGAAGGTCTACGAGATGTTCGGCGGTCACGGCGACCACCAGCCGGAGAAGACCGCGGCCGCGCTCGGGCCGGACGCCGAGAAGGCAATGGTGAAGGGCGCGATCACCACCGACTTCATCCTCTCCGCCGAGATCATGGTGATCTCCCTCAACGAGGTCACCGACGAGCCGTTCGTCTCCCGCGCGATCATCCTGGCCTTCGTGGCGCTGGTCGTCACCGTCGTGGTCTACGGCCTGGTCGGCCTGATCGTGAAGGTCGACGACGTCGGCCTGAAGCTGATCGAGTCCGGCCCGGGCGCGCGGGCGTCGCTCGGCCGCGGCCTGGTCGCCGCCATGCCGAAGGTGCTGTCGGTGCTCTCGACCGTCGGCATCGCAGCCATGCTCTGGGTGGGTGGCCACATCCTGCTCGTCGGTGTCGACGAGCTCGGCTGGCACGGGCCCTACGAACTGGTGCACCACCTCGAGGAGAGCGTGCACGACGTCGGCGGTGTCGGCGGTGTGCTGGCCTGGTGCGTCAACACCCTCTGCTCGGCCCTCATCGGCCTGGTCGTCGGCGCGGTGGTCGTGACGATCATGCACTTCGTGCCGAAGAAGAAGACCGCAGCCGGGCACTGA
- a CDS encoding FAD/NAD(P)-binding protein produces the protein MPADRAARPTILIVGAGVAGTLVTLHLARLAARRSTGIDIVVLEPSDLLGRGVAFGTPEDRHLLNVPASGMSALPEEPGHFVAWRAADYDGQPTHPYDFTSRREFSRYVRLLLTESLHAAGDFVTLRHVQQQAVTVRRSGAGAVVTTAAGRKFAADAVVVATGLPAAGWDWAPESLRASPFFVPSPWAPGALDVIRRDRSGPASVLMVGTGLTMVDVALSLSGQDAGRDDRVLHALSRSGRLPRTHARGPKLPTIPDVSDWDTSIEELRRQVRRHFTEVVRAGGDWRPALDGLRVQVSHLWSRMSDEDRLTFLREDSGYWNVLRHRMPLSSADKLNALRAAGRLHLHSGATVAEAEPLPRGGLHVTLTDGSTRDVGWVVNCTGPRTDIRELGNPLLNDLLAPVHGVASATVATGGMGLRTVNGRLIDSAGSPEAPLWTLGALRRGELWETTAVPEIRTQALALATTLLDTLAPLPRRLADGRLVSGHHPVARPRDLLGLPLSTTAEAAASFNAGLERVMRLEAGPEDLLREAIEHDPDFALAHAALAMLGHEAGAHADVAASLAAAQRAVALKGDDRERSFVNVIERRVHDVRRSGAQALIAHIAAYPRDVLAVSAAVPTIAFSGVTDLQQETWALVEGLAPAYGDHWWYISLLAFTRQEQSRFEEAALLAESALACEPASGHAVHAQTHVMYETGQHDEGRVWLDHWVGETGRSAGYRAHFAWHAALHELALVDLEAVRRRYETHLAPPAVTGVRALIDSASLLWRWRLAGDRPPPAGPVLEAIGEGLLKTPQTPFIALYAAIALTANDDVKGLDELRRHALGSAESSMHTLVVAACEALTAVVEKRWAQAWPILEDLYPQLDHYAGSAAQREVFQDTLIHALVQDGEQTRAQELRAARPERHRC, from the coding sequence ATGCCGGCCGACCGGGCTGCACGACCGACCATCCTGATCGTGGGCGCAGGCGTGGCGGGCACGCTCGTCACCCTCCACCTGGCCCGCCTGGCCGCGCGCCGGTCCACCGGGATCGACATCGTGGTGCTCGAGCCCAGCGATCTGCTCGGCCGCGGCGTGGCGTTCGGCACGCCCGAGGACCGGCACCTGCTCAACGTCCCGGCCAGCGGCATGAGCGCCCTGCCGGAAGAGCCCGGGCACTTCGTGGCCTGGCGCGCGGCCGACTACGACGGTCAGCCCACCCACCCGTACGACTTCACCTCGCGCCGCGAGTTCTCCCGCTACGTGCGGCTGCTGCTGACCGAATCGCTGCACGCGGCGGGCGACTTCGTCACCCTGCGGCACGTGCAGCAGCAGGCCGTGACGGTGCGCCGCTCCGGCGCCGGGGCCGTCGTCACCACCGCGGCCGGGCGCAAGTTCGCGGCCGACGCGGTCGTGGTCGCGACCGGCCTGCCCGCCGCGGGCTGGGACTGGGCCCCCGAGAGCCTGCGCGCATCACCCTTCTTCGTGCCCAGCCCGTGGGCCCCGGGCGCCCTCGACGTGATCCGCCGCGACCGCAGCGGGCCCGCTTCCGTTCTCATGGTCGGGACCGGGCTGACGATGGTCGACGTCGCGCTCTCCCTCAGCGGCCAGGACGCCGGTCGCGACGACCGGGTGCTGCACGCCCTCTCGCGCAGTGGCCGCCTGCCCCGCACCCACGCCCGCGGCCCGAAACTCCCCACGATTCCCGATGTCTCGGACTGGGACACCTCGATCGAGGAACTGCGCCGGCAGGTCCGGCGACACTTCACCGAGGTGGTCCGGGCCGGCGGCGACTGGCGACCGGCCCTGGACGGCCTGCGGGTACAGGTGTCACACCTGTGGAGCCGGATGAGCGACGAGGACCGTCTCACCTTCCTGCGCGAGGACTCCGGCTACTGGAACGTGCTGCGCCACCGTATGCCGCTGTCCAGCGCGGACAAGCTCAACGCGCTGCGGGCCGCCGGCCGGCTGCACCTGCACTCCGGAGCCACGGTCGCCGAGGCCGAGCCCCTGCCCCGCGGCGGTCTGCACGTCACGCTCACCGACGGCTCCACCCGCGACGTCGGCTGGGTGGTCAACTGCACCGGCCCGCGCACCGACATCCGCGAACTCGGCAACCCGCTGCTGAACGACCTGCTCGCCCCGGTGCACGGCGTCGCCTCGGCCACCGTCGCCACCGGCGGCATGGGCCTGCGCACGGTCAACGGCCGCCTCATCGACTCGGCCGGCAGCCCGGAGGCACCACTGTGGACCCTCGGCGCCCTGCGCCGCGGTGAACTGTGGGAGACCACGGCGGTCCCGGAGATCCGCACCCAGGCACTCGCCCTGGCCACCACCTTGCTCGACACCCTGGCCCCGCTCCCCCGGCGCCTGGCCGACGGCCGCCTGGTCAGCGGTCACCACCCGGTGGCCCGGCCCCGCGATCTGCTCGGCCTGCCGCTGTCCACCACCGCCGAGGCCGCGGCCAGTTTCAACGCCGGCCTGGAGCGCGTCATGCGGCTGGAGGCCGGCCCGGAAGACCTGCTGCGCGAGGCCATCGAGCACGACCCGGACTTCGCCCTGGCCCACGCCGCCCTGGCCATGCTCGGCCACGAGGCGGGCGCCCACGCCGACGTCGCCGCCTCCCTGGCCGCCGCCCAGCGCGCCGTCGCGCTCAAGGGCGACGACCGCGAGCGCAGCTTCGTCAACGTGATCGAGCGGCGGGTGCACGACGTGCGCCGCTCGGGGGCGCAGGCCCTGATCGCGCACATCGCCGCCTACCCGCGGGACGTGCTCGCGGTCTCGGCCGCGGTGCCCACGATCGCCTTCTCCGGTGTCACCGACCTGCAGCAGGAGACCTGGGCACTGGTCGAGGGCCTGGCCCCGGCCTACGGGGACCACTGGTGGTACATCTCGCTGCTGGCCTTCACCCGGCAGGAACAGTCCCGGTTCGAGGAGGCCGCGCTGCTGGCCGAGAGCGCGCTGGCCTGTGAACCGGCGTCCGGGCACGCGGTGCACGCGCAGACCCACGTGATGTACGAGACCGGGCAGCACGATGAGGGACGCGTCTGGCTGGACCACTGGGTCGGGGAGACCGGGCGCTCGGCCGGGTACCGGGCGCACTTCGCCTGGCACGCCGCCCTGCACGAACTGGCCCTGGTCGACCTGGAGGCCGTGCGCCGCCGCTACGAGACCCACCTGGCCCCGCCGGCCGTGACCGGCGTCCGGGCCCTGATCGACTCGGCCTCGCTGCTGTGGCGCTGGCGTCTGGCCGGAGACCGGCCCCCGCCGGCCGGTCCGGTGCTGGAGGCGATCGGTGAGGGCCTGCTCAAGACCCCGCAGACGCCGTTCATCGCGCTCTACGCCGCGATCGCGCTGACCGCGAACGACGACGTGAAGGGGCTCGACGAACTGCGGCGGCACGCCCTGGGCTCGGCGGAGTCGTCCATGCACACGCTCGTCGTGGCGGCCTGTGAGGCGCTCACGGCCGTGGTGGAGAAGCGCTGGGCGCAGGCCTGGCCGATCCTCGAGGACCTCTACCCCCAGCTCGACCACTACGCCGGATCGGCGGCCCAGCGTGAGGTGTTCCAGGACACGCTGATCCACGCTCTGGTGCAGGACGGCGAGCAGACGCGGGCCCAGGAGCTGCGGGCGGCGCGGCCGGAGCGTCACCGTTGCTAG